In one Aerosakkonema funiforme FACHB-1375 genomic region, the following are encoded:
- a CDS encoding sugar transferase, translating into MSMNAVTSPPVTESTESVIEIVSLGLPTLHPSTRSIFKRLLDIVGSLVGLAILAILFVPIAIAIQLDSPGPIFYSQQRCGLHGQAIAIRKFRSMVQNAETLKSSVPNEAKGAIFKNENDPRVTRIGRFLRRTSLDELPQFWNVLIGEMSLVGTRPPTFDEVIQYSEHHWRRLDVKPGLTGEWQVSGRSTVKDFEAIVELDLRYQSLWSPWYDLAIIFKTIYVIVARAGAC; encoded by the coding sequence ATGAGTATGAACGCAGTGACTTCTCCACCTGTTACCGAATCTACCGAATCGGTTATCGAAATTGTTTCATTAGGTTTACCGACGCTTCACCCTTCGACTCGCTCGATTTTCAAGCGGTTGCTGGATATTGTAGGCAGTTTGGTAGGATTAGCGATTCTGGCGATTCTGTTTGTGCCTATAGCGATCGCAATCCAGTTAGACAGTCCGGGGCCAATTTTCTACAGCCAGCAACGCTGCGGACTGCACGGACAAGCGATCGCGATCCGCAAGTTTCGATCGATGGTGCAAAATGCCGAAACATTAAAGTCTTCGGTGCCAAACGAAGCCAAGGGAGCGATCTTCAAAAATGAAAACGACCCCCGCGTGACTCGTATAGGTCGTTTTTTGCGGCGAACTAGCTTGGACGAACTACCCCAGTTTTGGAATGTGCTGATTGGGGAAATGAGCTTGGTAGGAACTCGCCCACCCACGTTTGATGAAGTTATCCAATACAGCGAACATCACTGGCGACGGTTGGATGTGAAGCCGGGACTGACGGGGGAATGGCAGGTCAGCGGACGATCGACCGTCAAAGATTTTGAAGCCATAGTCGAACTAGACCTGCGCTACCAGAGTTTGTGGAGTCCTTGGTACGACCTAGCCATTATCTTCAAAACAATTTACGTAATTGTGGCTCGCGCTGGTGCTTGCTAG